The Thermoplasmata archaeon genome has a window encoding:
- a CDS encoding zinc finger Ran-binding domain-containing protein: MLLRPGERAIATEVVDADDDGEDLPGVLYLTNLRLVFEGTVGGNLLSPGTPRTLLDVDLEQVSNVVMTDPAIGRPRLNVETERGANAFTFKTRSAAAWVHSITSARSARLSAPRAPAAGATAPSPSAPAVYLHCTHCGTLNPAGRTRCASCGAAL; this comes from the coding sequence ATGCTTCTGCGACCGGGAGAGCGAGCCATCGCCACCGAGGTGGTCGACGCCGACGACGACGGGGAGGACCTGCCGGGGGTGCTCTATCTCACGAACCTGCGGCTCGTCTTCGAGGGGACCGTCGGCGGCAACCTGCTCAGCCCCGGGACGCCCCGCACGCTGCTCGACGTCGATCTAGAGCAGGTCAGCAACGTCGTCATGACCGATCCGGCCATCGGCCGCCCGCGCCTCAACGTCGAGACGGAGCGGGGCGCCAACGCCTTCACGTTCAAGACGCGCAGCGCGGCGGCCTGGGTGCATTCCATCACGAGTGCCCGATCGGCCCGACTGTCCGCCCCTCGGGCGCCGGCGGCGGGCGCCACGGCCCCGTCCCCGAGCGCTCCGGCCGTCTACCTCCATTGTACCCACTGCGGCACCCTGAACCCCGCCGGACGCACCCGCTGCGCGAGCTGCGGGGCCGCCCTGTAA
- a CDS encoding PH domain-containing protein has product MPYQLGQGSRLVRRKILGDREVVRRASHESLWGVLPKLIVWIAVFGFVDYWLWTGLTTVLGTIPYLTPVMRTLVSAGSDARLTIATIALLVPVAAGVYGFFVLWRWARYVFAVTNFRVLHQYGILGTEFEEIPLVQIRDVEVKQSMVQRALRIGFVRLNSLQFPGAAPVVASQHPGRRPDEPPGVEEWLLVPDPYGIEKDVESLTEALVANRSGGPAPVVGT; this is encoded by the coding sequence ATGCCGTACCAGCTGGGCCAGGGCTCTCGGCTCGTCCGCCGCAAGATCCTGGGCGACCGGGAGGTGGTGCGGCGGGCCAGCCACGAGTCTCTGTGGGGCGTACTGCCGAAGCTGATCGTCTGGATCGCCGTCTTTGGGTTCGTCGACTACTGGCTGTGGACCGGGTTGACGACCGTGCTGGGGACGATCCCGTACCTGACGCCGGTCATGCGCACGCTCGTGAGCGCCGGCTCGGATGCGCGCCTGACGATCGCCACGATCGCGCTGCTCGTGCCCGTGGCGGCCGGCGTCTACGGATTCTTCGTCTTGTGGCGGTGGGCACGGTACGTCTTCGCCGTGACCAACTTCCGGGTCCTCCACCAATACGGGATCCTCGGCACGGAGTTCGAGGAGATCCCGCTGGTCCAGATCCGGGACGTTGAGGTCAAGCAGAGCATGGTCCAGCGAGCGCTGCGCATCGGCTTCGTGCGCCTCAACTCCCTGCAGTTTCCCGGCGCGGCACCGGTCGTGGCGTCCCAGCATCCCGGCCGGAGGCCCGACGAGCCCCCCGGGGTCGAGGAATGGCTCCTGGTCCCGGACCCCTACGGCATCGAGAAGGACGTCGAGAGCCTCACCGAGGCCCTGGTGGCGAATCGCTCCGGGGGCCCGGCGCCGGTCGTGGGGACCTAG
- a CDS encoding S9 family peptidase, protein MDRPLSSDPSLSADGQWLYYVSDREGVPQPWRQPARGGPAERLSRALERAGSVLAARSGDAVIVSQDRGANEHWQLLLWSRDGVGGARAITDAPSVIHSPGAWRDDHRFTFSSNERDARFFDSYEIDVRTGGRRRIHQLDSRLAVVAADAGRVLEAEAHTPLDHDLYLISEGAPRLLTPHSGEQTVFGADLTPTGVLVATNPEREFAALFAYREGRTPELLRAYPGDVEALRTDPVAQTVAVVVNRDGASEVHLVDLATGEDRRVPLPAVGVVPSAPVWWPDASAFVFELSSPQLGVELWKWDRGTGATTPLTHGPAPLPRTVSDWSLVSYRASDGLPIPYWEFGPRDGAPRGTIVVAHGGPESQARPRFVPHHLMLAARGWRVVFPNIRGSTGYGRTYVHLDDVRRRPDALRDLRDLADHLVASGKVSPGRLGIYGASYGGFLVLASIAADPERWGAAVDVVGISNLVTFLQNTGPWRRKLREAEYGSLESDREFLEAISPIHRVDRITTPLLVIHGANDPRVPIEEAEQIVAALRARGRPVEFLRFDDEGHGLVRRANRVEGFGAMLDFFDRYLGNGAPAGGPRAAD, encoded by the coding sequence ATGGACCGCCCGCTCTCGAGTGACCCGAGCCTGTCGGCGGATGGGCAGTGGCTGTACTACGTCTCGGATCGGGAGGGCGTTCCGCAGCCCTGGCGGCAGCCGGCCCGCGGCGGGCCGGCCGAGCGGCTCTCCCGTGCCCTCGAACGAGCGGGGAGCGTACTCGCCGCGCGGTCCGGCGACGCCGTGATCGTTTCGCAGGATCGGGGGGCGAACGAGCACTGGCAGCTGCTCCTCTGGTCCCGCGACGGGGTGGGCGGGGCCCGCGCGATCACCGACGCGCCCAGCGTGATCCATTCTCCCGGGGCCTGGCGCGACGACCACCGCTTCACCTTCTCCAGCAACGAGCGCGACGCTCGGTTCTTCGACTCGTACGAGATCGACGTGCGCACCGGCGGCCGTCGCCGGATCCACCAGCTCGACAGCCGGTTGGCCGTGGTCGCCGCCGACGCCGGTCGGGTGCTCGAGGCCGAGGCGCACACCCCGCTCGATCACGACCTCTACCTCATCAGCGAGGGAGCTCCGCGACTGCTCACGCCGCACTCGGGGGAGCAGACGGTCTTCGGCGCCGATCTGACCCCGACCGGCGTGCTGGTGGCGACCAACCCCGAGCGCGAGTTCGCCGCCCTGTTCGCCTACCGCGAGGGACGCACTCCCGAGCTCCTGAGGGCCTACCCGGGCGACGTCGAAGCGCTGCGGACCGACCCCGTCGCGCAGACCGTGGCCGTCGTGGTCAACCGGGACGGCGCGAGCGAGGTGCATCTGGTGGACCTCGCGACGGGCGAGGACCGGCGCGTCCCGCTCCCCGCCGTCGGGGTGGTCCCGTCGGCGCCGGTCTGGTGGCCCGACGCGAGCGCCTTCGTCTTCGAGTTGAGCTCCCCCCAGCTCGGCGTCGAGCTCTGGAAGTGGGACCGCGGCACCGGCGCGACGACGCCGCTCACCCATGGCCCCGCGCCGCTGCCAAGGACGGTGAGCGATTGGTCGCTCGTCTCGTACCGGGCGAGCGACGGTCTTCCGATCCCCTACTGGGAGTTCGGTCCGCGCGACGGAGCCCCGCGTGGGACGATCGTGGTCGCGCACGGCGGACCGGAGTCGCAGGCCCGACCGCGGTTCGTGCCGCACCATCTGATGCTCGCGGCCCGCGGTTGGCGAGTGGTCTTCCCGAACATCCGCGGGAGCACCGGCTACGGTCGCACGTACGTGCACCTGGACGACGTCCGACGTCGGCCGGACGCCCTCCGGGACCTCCGCGATCTGGCGGATCACCTCGTCGCCTCCGGCAAGGTGAGCCCCGGCCGCCTCGGGATCTACGGCGCGAGCTACGGGGGATTCCTGGTCCTCGCGTCGATCGCCGCCGATCCCGAGCGCTGGGGGGCGGCGGTCGACGTGGTCGGGATCTCGAACCTGGTCACGTTCCTCCAGAATACGGGCCCCTGGCGACGGAAGCTGCGGGAGGCGGAGTACGGTAGTCTGGAATCGGATCGAGAGTTCCTCGAAGCGATCTCGCCGATCCATCGGGTGGACCGGATCACGACACCGCTGCTCGTGATCCACGGCGCGAACGATCCCCGGGTGCCGATCGAGGAGGCGGAGCAGATCGTGGCCGCCCTGCGCGCCCGAGGTCGGCCGGTCGAATTCCTGCGCTTCGACGACGAGGGCCACGGACTCGTGCGGCGCGCGAATCGGGTCGAGGGCTTCGGTGCGATGCTCGACTTCTTCGACCGCTATCTGGGGAACGGGGCGCCGGCGGGCGGGCCTCGTGCCGCCGACTGA
- a CDS encoding MOSC domain-containing protein: MQLSLKPETPGERGLPKRSVEHVRLKHTGLEGDFNRYRHEEKHDDPAMAVLILPLEIIEEFRREGWPVRPGDFGENITSKGIPNAQYAVGRSFEVGGALVEITKPCD; encoded by the coding sequence GTGCAACTGAGCCTCAAGCCTGAGACCCCGGGCGAGCGGGGCCTTCCGAAGCGGTCCGTCGAGCATGTACGGCTGAAGCACACGGGTTTGGAGGGGGATTTCAACCGATATCGCCACGAGGAGAAGCACGACGACCCAGCGATGGCGGTGCTGATCCTTCCGCTCGAGATCATCGAAGAGTTCCGGCGAGAAGGCTGGCCGGTCCGCCCCGGGGACTTTGGCGAGAACATCACTTCCAAGGGAATTCCGAACGCGCAGTATGCGGTCGGGCGCAGCTTCGAGGTCGGAGGTGCGTTGGTCGAGATCACCAAGCCGTGCGATC